GAGTACTGAATGCATAACGAAGCTTGCGAAGGATAGAGATCGCAATTTCAATGACATCGTTCCCGCGTTCTGAGAGCGCCGGCATTTCGATGGGAAAGACATTGAGACGGAAATAGAGGTCTTCACGAAACTTTCCTGTCTGGATTTCGGTCTTGAGATTCCTGTTCGTAGCCGCGATAACACGGACATCGATCGGAATCGTGTCGACTCCGCCGACCCGAACGAGATTGCGCTCTTCCAGCACTCGAAGGAGCTTGGTTTGCATCGAAAGCGGCATTTCCCCGATTTCATCGAGGAAAATTGTGCCTCGTTCAGCAAGTTCAAACCGTCCCCGTTTTCGAGCAACCGCGCCGGTGAACGCTCCTTTCTCATGACCAAAGAGCTCGGATTCAAGAAGTGTCTCGGTGAGGGCGGCACAATTGACGGCGATAAAGGGCTGGGCTTTTCGCGGTGAGATATCATGAATCATTCGGGCGGCGAGTTCTTTGCCTGTCCCGGATCTTCCAGTAAGGAGAACTGTCGCCGAGGCGGGGGCGACTTTGGCAATCATAGTTTTGATGCGGGTTGCAGATGATGAAGTACCAATGAATTCCACTCCGATCTTCTCCATCGCGGCCTGTTCAAAATGTTCTTTGAGAGAGCTGAGTTTTTGTTTGTCGGCGAGCTTTTTTACTTGGAGGGCAAGCTCTTCGAGTGAAAAGGGTTTGATGAGGTAATCGGCCGCCCCGAGTTTCATGGCCTTGACCGCAGATTCGATAGAGCCGAAGGCGGTCATGAGAATAACCTCGGTGCCGTCTTTCTCGAGGCCCTTTTCGAGAATTTTCATGCCATCGATATCGGGCATGGACAGATCGGTTATGACGATATCAAATGAGTGCTTGTCGAGCAGAAAAAGAGCTTCGGCGGGACGAGTGGTTGTCGTGACGGTATGACCGGCATCTTCGAGTTCCCCGCAGATGAGCGAGGTCATTTTTGGTTCGTCGTCAACGATTAATATTCTGGCCATGAGCGTCTTTCATATCGACCGGCAGCGTTACTACCATAGCTGTCCCTTCGTTTTTCTTTGATTCAATGTGTAGATTTCCGCCCATTTCGACAATTAGTTTTTTTGAGAGATACAGACCCAGCCCGGATCCGGTTTGTTTTGTCGTATAAAAGGGTTCAAACAGTTTCCTCTGCTCTTGTTTCGAGATGCCGGTTCCCGTATCGATAACGTGTATGCTGAATGTTCGCGCTTGTTGCTCAAAAAACAATCCTAACGTAATAGGCTTAGTGGCATTCTTACAGGCATCGGCGCCGTTGAATAACAAATTGACAAGAACCTGGCGAAGCGAGCCCCGGTAGCTGGTCACCGGAAAAGTATCGGGCAATTCATACTCCAACCAAATTATAACTTCAGGAGCGTATTTTGCCACAATCTGTTTTTTGACGTCTGAAATAAACGGGATGCAGTCAAAGCGTTCGGCATGGTCACCGGAGAGCAGAGCGCCATCAGCCTTGGCAAAAGAGAGATAGCCCGAAACGACTCCATTGAGCCGGTCGGCCTCTTCTATTATATCTCCGGCTTCGTTCATATCTGTCTTTTTTTTTATTCGTTCTGCCGAGCCGCGAATAATCATGAGGGGGGTTTTTATTTCGTGGGCCACCACTGCGACCATCCGTCCAAGGTAGGCATGAGTTTCGCTCAGGAATAGTCTTCGTTCGGTTCGATTCAATTGGCGTTGTAAAAGCAGGAAGATCAATCCAAGACCAAGTCCCGCGAGAAGTGACATAGCTGTCGAAAAGCTCAAACCCGTTTTGAGTGTGTATAGGTCCTCAAAATAATCGACACTGGCTTCAACTCCCAGCACGGCATAGGTGACACCCAGCGAGTCACGAATGGGAGCGAATACAGACTTGAGATAAAGTGAGCCGGTCTGATAGGTGGGACTGACAATAACATTCTCAGTCAATCCAAAGAACAGCGAATCAAGATAAATACCATTGATAAGCGTCAGGAAATAAGTCGAATCGGCTTCCAGAGAGGTAGTCGCAAGATAGCGATATGTCTCATCAAGGATAAAGACTTCTGACAGTGAATCAGTCAGCCGGAGTTCTTCGAGCAGGCCGACGGTTGCCGCATAGCTGTCAAGATCTCCGTCTCTCAATGAGAGGATTAAAGAATTAGACAAAGTGATGGTCGATGCCTGCGCAAGTGACGACAGCCGTCGGGCAAGTTGCTCGTCGAGCATCCGTTCGGTCTTCTGATAAAAGAGCCACCACACCAAATTGACAAGCACAATGAGAAGAACCGTGAATACGGCGATAAGTATCAGACGCTGGCTCGGTAAACGCATTGACTAATAATCACTCCGCTGATATGTTTAGTCAATGAAAGAAACGTCTGAGGAGAAGTCCATGCCGGCTTTTACACCGCAAAATCCAAATTATCGCGCCTCGGTTGAAAAACTATTTGAGGCAACACCAATGCACAACCATTTGGGGATTAGGTTATCGAGCATAGAGCCGGGACGGGTTGTCGCTTGTATGGAAATGCATCAATCGCTTACGCAGCAGCATGGTGCCTTTCATGCCGGGGCTTTGATTACACTCGCCGATGCCGTCGCAGGCTGCGCAGCTTGGTCGCTGATTGGCAAAGGTGAAAATCTGGTCTCTATTAGCATTAACACATCACTTGTGAGAATGGCCCAAGCGAAACGTGTTATGGCAGAAGGATGGGTAGTAAAGGCCGGCTCCAAATTTTATTTTTGTCAGGCTGAGGTCTACGATGAGTCAGATTCGAGCAAAAAACCGCTGATAGCTGCATCAATAGTGATCGGGGTGGTATAGCCGATGTGTGATGAAACAACCCGGTTTCCCCTTACCCGAACAGGGCCTCTTTGCCAAGATGTCTCCGAATCAGCATTATCTGTCCGGTATGGTAAAAATCATGACTAGCCAAAGTCAAAACCCAGTTGAGTACCGATGTTTTTGAAGCCGGATCGCCGAAAGGAGATTGCAAAATCTCATCGGTGGCGTCGTTTGCGGCTTGTTGAAGTTCCTCATGGATTGTCTGGATCGACACACGCAGCACATCCATTGACGGATAGAGCGACGAATCTGCGGCAACTGGCTCTCCACGTTTGAAGAGGGCGAGAAGCGATGGATCAATGGTCGGCTCTTTTTTGAGCGCCTTAGTTGCAGAATAGCAGGTCGTGATGATATGTCCGGTTATCCAGCGGATGTGGCTGTTTGTGTTCGGCACGGTGACCAGAGATTCTTTATCGGTGACATCCTCAAGCAGCCTGCGTGTTGCTCGATGATTGTTTGTCAGGTGTGGCAGAAGAAAATCTTTTGAAATAGACATTACCTATGCTCCGTGTAAAAAAAAGTATTGGGCAGGTTCGAACAGAGCGGCCAAATTGCCATCCGGTTTGGCAAACATGCCTCCGCACTTAAACCGTTCCCATCTCCCATGAGGCGAGGTACTTTTTTTGTTCGGGTGTCAATTTGTCTATCGATATACCCATCGATTTCAATTTCAAGGCCGCAATTGCGGCGTCGATCTTCTCCGGCACAACGTACACCTGGCGGGATAATTTGCTGTGGTTTTTCACGACATACTCCGCCGAGAGAGCCTGATTGGCAAATGACATATCCATCACCATCGCCGGATGCCCCTCTGCGGCGGCCAGATTGATAAGGCGCCCTTCGGCCAGAAGATAAATCTTCTTCCCTTTTATAGTAAACTCCTCGATGTGCTGTCTGACCATGCGCCGTTTTGAAGAAGATTTTGCCAGGGCGGGAAGGTCTATCTCGGCATTGAAATGTCCCGAGTTGCAGATAATCGCGCCGTCTTTCATCTTAACAAAATGCTCTATACGAATAACATTGACATCCCCGGTGACAGTAATAAAAAGGTCTCCCAGCGGAGCGGCTTTGGACATTGGCATGACCAAATAACCGTCCATAACCGCTTCAATGGCCTTTACCGGATCGACTTCGGTCACGATAACGGTCGCGCCAAGACCCTTCGCCCGAACCGCCACTCCGCGCCCGCACCAGCCATAGCCGGCGATGACGACTGTCGATCCGGCGATAAGCATATTTGTCGCGCGGATTACGCCGTCAAGGGTCGATTGACCGGTTCCGTATCGGTTATCAAAAAAATGTTTTGTTTTAGAGTCATTGACGGCAATCACAGGAAATAAAAGAGCGTCATCCTGAGCCATCGCCTTTAATCTGATTACGCCTGTGGTTGTTTCCTCGGTTCCGGCAAGAACATTGGCGACAGACTCTTTGCGCTCGGTGTGCAGGACACTTACAAGGTCTGCGCCGTCATCCATTGTGATATTCGGCTTGGTGTCAATAGCCTGGTTTATATGTTTGTAGTACGTTTTGTTGTCTTCGCCATTGATGGCAAACACAGGAATGCCGTATTCATGTACCAATGCCGATGCTGCCGCATCCTGAGTTGAGAGGGGATTTGATGCGCACAGCACCGCATTTGCTCCGCCTGCTTTGAGGGTAATCATCAGATTGGCAGTCTCGGTGGTGACATGAAGGCATGCGGCAATCGTAATGCCTTTGAGCGGCTTTTCCTTTGTGAATCGCTCACGGATGAGGCGAAGCACGGGCATGCTCTTTTCGGCCCACTCTATTCTCTTTTTTCCTTCGCTAGCAAGCGCGGCATCTTTAATATCTGAGGTTGTCGCCATGATTTCTACGCGTCCTTTAATAAGAGTTTTGCTTTGTCAGTTTTCTCCCAGGTGAATTCGCGCTCGGTGCGTCCGAAGTGTCCATACGCCGCAGTCTTGCGATAAATAGGCCGAAGCAGATCAAGCGATTGAATAATTCCCCTCGGAGTGAGATCAAAATGTCTTCGGATGATTTTTGCCAATTGTCTTTCAGGGATCTTCTCGGTGCCGTCGGCAAAGACCATAAGCGAGACCGGCTCGGCGATCCCGATAGCGTATGCAAGCTGGATTGTGCATTTGTCGGAGAGGCCGGATGCAACAACATTCTTTGCGATATAGCGCGCCATGTAGCAGGCCGAGCGGTCAACCTTTGTGGCATCTTTGCCTGAAAATGCGCCGCCGCCATGCGATGCCATTCCGCCATAGGTATCCACAATGATTTTTCTTCCGGTCATTCCTGTATCCGACTGCGGACCACCGATGACAAATTTTCCGGTCGGGTTGACATAGAACTTTGTCTTTTTGTCGATGAGCTTTTGGGGGACAACGGGCAGGATGACCGTTTTGATAATCTCCTCGCGCGACCGATTTGTTATTTTTTTGCCGGTCTTATCCAAAATATCCTCGGAGTGCTGGGTCGAGACAACAATCGTGTCGATTCGTTTCGGTTTGCTATCTTCGTATTCAACCGTGACCTGTGATTTCCCGTCCGGTCCGAGATATTTCAGGATTCCTTTTTTGCGGACTTCGGCAAGCCGAGCTGCTAATTTGTGCGCCATCATAATGGGAAGCGGCATCAATTCTTTTGTCTCACGGCAGGCATAACCGGTCATGAGGCCCTGATCTCCGGCGCCGCCAGTGTTTACACCTTGGGCAATATCGGGCGACTGGGTGCCTATGGTATTGAGAATGGCGCAGGTGTTATGGGTGAAACCGTAAGAACTTTTGGTGTAACCGACATCTTTGATTATCCCGCGCACAATACCATTAATATCGACATAGGCATGGGTTGTGATCTCACCCCCCACAATAACAAGGCCGGTTGTGACAAATGTTTCGCAAGCCACTCGGGCTTTGCGATCTTTTGCCAAAACAGCGTCGAGGACGCCGTCCGAGATCTGATCGGCGAGTTTGTCGGGATGGCCTTCTGTCACCGATTCGGATGTAAACAAAAAATTTCCGCGAGACATTTATATGCTCCTCTTACTATAAAAAATACTGATATGCATGTGTTAGGGGCGACTCTTGTCGCAGGCAATCGATGTATCCTCGCCGATATTGAAGACCGAGACTCGGTCCATCAATCCAATCAATTTTGATCGATGTCCGACCAATGAATCTATAATATGCATCGATTCGATAGTTACATCTTCTCCAACAATTGAATTGGCGACAGTACTGTTTTTAATGGTTGTTCCGGCTGAGACCGAAGTGAACGGTCCAAGGATAGAATCGATTATCGAGGCATTGGCCGCAATGTAGACCGGAGGCTTGATAAGCGAGCCGGAATACGCATTTGGAGACGGAGCGGTTGCGGCCTGTGACTGAAGGAGGTATCTGTTGGTCTCAAGCATCGTCTCTTTTTTGCCGCAATCATACCATCGTTTGACTTCGAAGGGAGTGAATTTCGTCCCGCCATCTATCATATCCTGCAAGGCATCGGTCAACTGGATCTCACCGCGGGTTGTTTTTCCCGACTCAACAAGGTTCGAGAGTGACTTTTTGACTGGCGCGGCGCTCTTGAAATAATAGAGACCAATGACGGCAAGGTTCGATTTTGGATGCTCGGGTTTTTCTTCGAGTCTAGCGACGATTCCATTTTGAATTTCGGCAAGTCCGAATCGTTTAGGATCGTCAACTTGGCGCAACCCCAGCACATTCTCCCCGATCTTAATGAATTGCCCCAGATCACAGTCGGCGATGGTATCGCCAAGCACCACAAGCAGCGGCTCGTTGTCGATATTTGCCATAGCCAAATGAAGGGCATAACCGAGCCCCAGCAGTTTATCCTGCTGAATAAAGGTCGCACGAAACGTATAGTGCTTCTTTACCCACTCTACAATCTGCTCACCCATAAAACCGACCACAAAAATGACTTCGTCTGGAGAAAGTTTGACAATTGGCTCCAAAATATGGGCGAGAATCGGCCTGCCCGCCACATGCAGAAGCGGTTTGGGGGTCGAATGGGTATGTGGCCGCAATCGGGTGCCGATTCCAGCGACCGGAATGATTACTTTCATAAAATTGTATCCCTCAAATCGGACTCAAGGTAGGTATGGCGGGCGTGACAGACAAGCCCAAATCGGAGGGCAGTGCAAAGAATATGATGATAGGAAAATGAGAAAGTGGCTGGCTTCCCCTATGGGGATACAGTCCCCTGACGTGGTCTCTAACCTAACTCGGGTACCCCACCGCTTGCGGTGGGTTTTTCTTCGGTATGCACCGAGCAAATAAGAACCCACCCGTTGGGTGGGCTACAAAGAAGATAAGATCACACCGTCCGCTCACGCCTGTCCGTTGTAGCGGGAAAGTGGAAACAAGCATCGGTATTCGTGGGGTCCGCCGCAGCGGATGCCCCGCACCAAGTGACCGTCAGGTCACCCGCCGTGGGCGGACTTCGGAAGCCTCAGCACTCATGTCTTCGCTTCGCTCTGACATAAGCAAGACCCGACGGAAGAGGGGAACTCGGATACCTAAATCCGCTTACGTTATAAATGACCCTATCCAGTCTGTCCAGAGGAAGTAAACCCGGCCAATAAGCAGGGAAATACGGGCCATCACGGTATAGCCGAAATGGGCTCCGAATGAAATCATGATAAACCAGATACCCAGTTTGGCCGTCGCACCAAGCGCGCCGACATGCTCTTTTGAAAAGTAAAAATATATGAGCGTGGAAATCAGTCCGATAATGATAAGAATGGTCAACACATAGTTTGGCTCTCCACCTGTCTGCTGGATTTGCATAGTGCCAGCCATTTGCCCAAGCACGTTGCCATGCAGTTCAGACATCAGAAAAACTCCCGCGGTAGTCCCCATAACAAAGGCCAGACCAATCCGCGCAAGCCATGAAAATCTGGGATAGAGCCGGGCGAACATGAGCAGACCGAGAATGCCGGGGAAAATAAGCAACCAATTCGAATTGAAATCCTGTGTTAACGGTTGCCAAAGTTGCTGTTTAACTACGGTATCGAGATAGAGCGCGACATAGTAGCCGGCGGTTATTCCGGCGAAAATATGCTCGGCAAATTTGAAAACCGGATTGTCCGCATAGAGAAATGAAAATATGGCCAGCGTGAAAAAGGCCATGACCCATATCTGGAAAATTTCCATTGTTACGCCCCTCCGCCTTTTTTAGCCTGAGAGCGGCGGTTCATAAAGAAGCCGAGATTACCAACAACGATAAGGCCTATCAGAAGAAAATGAACAAGTGACTGTATTCCCATTCCAGTCACTGCCAAAGCAGGTTTTCCAACTAACTGCTCGTATTCCGCCGCCCCTTTCATGCCTCCAAGCATGCCGGTAAGCTGGCCCGAGCCAATATAGGCATATTGTTTGGGGGCCATGACCGACGTCACTCCCGCGCCGACCGGTTTGCCAAATTGGGCGTTGACGATGGATATCCAGAAATCAATGATACCGTTATCGGTCACCACAAAAATAAAGGCGATGTCCGCATAATTTTTCACTGTTGTCATAAGCGGCAACCGCCCAAGAGGTGTGCCGGAATTATCAGCCGGATAAATCGATTCAATCGAGCTTCCCATCCCCTTGAGCACCGAAACATAGTTCGGCTTGTATCCCAAATTGACAAAATCAGTCCCATAGACTTTGCCGTATTCCGCCGCTAATTCTCGTGTCACTCGCTCGGCGACCGATGGTCCGCCCAGAGGAATAGTGGTTACAGTAACAACTTTATGATTGTTCCTAAAGAGATGATGCAGTGCGGCGCGGGTCATGGGTTCTGTCTCGGCCAGGGCATTGGGATAGAGATCGAAAGTAAGCATGACAACCGAGGAATCAGGCAGAGCTTCGACTGCATCATAGAGCGCTTTGACTTCGGGCGTCGTGCTTATTTCAAACGTTGCAGGAACAATGAGCGGGAAAATTACGGCTATCCAGACAAGAATGAAAATCCACTGCCTATGCAGTCCAGCCAGTCTCTGCCAGATATTCATCAGCTATGACCTGCCCATATAGGTGCGTTCAATGCCAAGCAGAATGCGAAGAGACATAGTCGCCGCTCCGAGCGCCGCGCCGATTATAATTCCGCGCTGGACAGAAAGGCTAATACCGCCCATGATATAGGTGTTGATAACGCCAGGCAGGTCAGGTGAAATAAACAAAAGAAAAGCTTCGCCCATCGGCACCCGCCAGAGCATAACCATAGAGGCGGTGAGCAGCAAAAGTGTGGCTTCGGTACTCCGCGCGCGAAACGCCCGGTAGGCCGCCGATGCAATGTAAAAGGCCAGAATCGCA
This window of the Candidatus Zixiibacteriota bacterium genome carries:
- a CDS encoding ATP-binding protein translates to MRLPSQRLILIAVFTVLLIVLVNLVWWLFYQKTERMLDEQLARRLSSLAQASTITLSNSLILSLRDGDLDSYAATVGLLEELRLTDSLSEVFILDETYRYLATTSLEADSTYFLTLINGIYLDSLFFGLTENVIVSPTYQTGSLYLKSVFAPIRDSLGVTYAVLGVEASVDYFEDLYTLKTGLSFSTAMSLLAGLGLGLIFLLLQRQLNRTERRLFLSETHAYLGRMVAVVAHEIKTPLMIIRGSAERIKKKTDMNEAGDIIEEADRLNGVVSGYLSFAKADGALLSGDHAERFDCIPFISDVKKQIVAKYAPEVIIWLEYELPDTFPVTSYRGSLRQVLVNLLFNGADACKNATKPITLGLFFEQQARTFSIHVIDTGTGISKQEQRKLFEPFYTTKQTGSGLGLYLSKKLIVEMGGNLHIESKKNEGTAMVVTLPVDMKDAHGQNINR
- the ahcY gene encoding adenosylhomocysteinase; this translates as MATTSDIKDAALASEGKKRIEWAEKSMPVLRLIRERFTKEKPLKGITIAACLHVTTETANLMITLKAGGANAVLCASNPLSTQDAAASALVHEYGIPVFAINGEDNKTYYKHINQAIDTKPNITMDDGADLVSVLHTERKESVANVLAGTEETTTGVIRLKAMAQDDALLFPVIAVNDSKTKHFFDNRYGTGQSTLDGVIRATNMLIAGSTVVIAGYGWCGRGVAVRAKGLGATVIVTEVDPVKAIEAVMDGYLVMPMSKAAPLGDLFITVTGDVNVIRIEHFVKMKDGAIICNSGHFNAEIDLPALAKSSSKRRMVRQHIEEFTIKGKKIYLLAEGRLINLAAAEGHPAMVMDMSFANQALSAEYVVKNHSKLSRQVYVVPEKIDAAIAALKLKSMGISIDKLTPEQKKYLASWEMGTV
- a CDS encoding PaaI family thioesterase, producing MPAFTPQNPNYRASVEKLFEATPMHNHLGIRLSSIEPGRVVACMEMHQSLTQQHGAFHAGALITLADAVAGCAAWSLIGKGENLVSISINTSLVRMAQAKRVMAEGWVVKAGSKFYFCQAEVYDESDSSKKPLIAASIVIGVV
- the metK gene encoding methionine adenosyltransferase translates to MSRGNFLFTSESVTEGHPDKLADQISDGVLDAVLAKDRKARVACETFVTTGLVIVGGEITTHAYVDINGIVRGIIKDVGYTKSSYGFTHNTCAILNTIGTQSPDIAQGVNTGGAGDQGLMTGYACRETKELMPLPIMMAHKLAARLAEVRKKGILKYLGPDGKSQVTVEYEDSKPKRIDTIVVSTQHSEDILDKTGKKITNRSREEIIKTVILPVVPQKLIDKKTKFYVNPTGKFVIGGPQSDTGMTGRKIIVDTYGGMASHGGGAFSGKDATKVDRSACYMARYIAKNVVASGLSDKCTIQLAYAIGIAEPVSLMVFADGTEKIPERQLAKIIRRHFDLTPRGIIQSLDLLRPIYRKTAAYGHFGRTEREFTWEKTDKAKLLLKDA
- a CDS encoding sigma-54 dependent transcriptional regulator, whose protein sequence is MARILIVDDEPKMTSLICGELEDAGHTVTTTTRPAEALFLLDKHSFDIVITDLSMPDIDGMKILEKGLEKDGTEVILMTAFGSIESAVKAMKLGAADYLIKPFSLEELALQVKKLADKQKLSSLKEHFEQAAMEKIGVEFIGTSSSATRIKTMIAKVAPASATVLLTGRSGTGKELAARMIHDISPRKAQPFIAVNCAALTETLLESELFGHEKGAFTGAVARKRGRFELAERGTIFLDEIGEMPLSMQTKLLRVLEERNLVRVGGVDTIPIDVRVIAATNRNLKTEIQTGKFREDLYFRLNVFPIEMPALSERGNDVIEIAISILRKLRYAFSTLDKPVADLLISYDWPGNIRELRNALERAVILADGERLTVDHFSLDIESDSDSRPLVTNSRTESEGLEQAEREMILKALEKSEGNKTEAAKLLKITRRRLYSRMKAHEIKG
- a CDS encoding sugar phosphate nucleotidyltransferase, producing the protein MKVIIPVAGIGTRLRPHTHSTPKPLLHVAGRPILAHILEPIVKLSPDEVIFVVGFMGEQIVEWVKKHYTFRATFIQQDKLLGLGYALHLAMANIDNEPLLVVLGDTIADCDLGQFIKIGENVLGLRQVDDPKRFGLAEIQNGIVARLEEKPEHPKSNLAVIGLYYFKSAAPVKKSLSNLVESGKTTRGEIQLTDALQDMIDGGTKFTPFEVKRWYDCGKKETMLETNRYLLQSQAATAPSPNAYSGSLIKPPVYIAANASIIDSILGPFTSVSAGTTIKNSTVANSIVGEDVTIESMHIIDSLVGHRSKLIGLMDRVSVFNIGEDTSIACDKSRP
- a CDS encoding DinB family protein, yielding MSISKDFLLPHLTNNHRATRRLLEDVTDKESLVTVPNTNSHIRWITGHIITTCYSATKALKKEPTIDPSLLALFKRGEPVAADSSLYPSMDVLRVSIQTIHEELQQAANDATDEILQSPFGDPASKTSVLNWVLTLASHDFYHTGQIMLIRRHLGKEALFG